A portion of the Roseibium salinum genome contains these proteins:
- a CDS encoding DUF2177 family protein — protein sequence MAKYLIAYGTTAFVFLVIDLIWLSKVAKQFYQDQLGDILLESPRVPAAIAFYVVYIAGIVFFAVAPALRSDSIVIALLHGALFGFFAYATYDLTNYATLKNWPLVVSVADIAWGTFLTGISAAAGFWVARLLTQTG from the coding sequence ATGGCGAAGTACCTGATTGCATACGGCACCACGGCGTTCGTGTTCCTGGTGATCGATTTGATCTGGTTGTCCAAGGTGGCCAAGCAATTCTACCAGGACCAGCTGGGCGACATACTGCTGGAATCACCGCGGGTCCCGGCTGCCATTGCCTTTTACGTCGTTTACATTGCAGGCATCGTCTTTTTCGCTGTCGCACCCGCGCTACGCTCGGATTCGATCGTCATCGCACTCCTCCACGGCGCCCTGTTCGGCTTCTTCGCCTATGCCACCTACGACCTGACGAACTACGCGACGTTGAAAAACTGGCCGCTTGTGGTGTCAGTCGCCGATATCGCCTGGGGAACTTTCCTGACCGGCATCTCCGCCGCAGCCGGCTTTTGGGTCGCGCGGCTGCTTACGCAAACGGGCTAA
- a CDS encoding LacI family DNA-binding transcriptional regulator — MMDVAAMAGVSQATVSLVLNGSPGAKLSDATKKRVHDAARELGYTLVRRGSRAVPEDRSNVVFIADEITTDPWMALAFEGARDKAYEFGIHVSLAVSHGDRDTEQMIVSQMSRLPLLGFIYGTILTRRVDLVPALEDRHTILLNCYDGDRALPSVLPGDVLGGRTATDHLIQAGYRRIGLINGQQGVDASRDRLKGYRQALSSNDIPFDSALVKPGNWEPLSGYQHTHALLDLDNPPDAIFCANDLMALGCYDALKERGLRVPEDIAVIGFDNREISESMHPPLSTLVLPHYEMGEIAFELLLDNANGRQAGPGHIKVECPLVERNSVTAPAILDRKAL; from the coding sequence ATGATGGATGTTGCGGCCATGGCCGGCGTTTCGCAGGCAACGGTTTCTCTCGTCCTGAACGGCAGCCCCGGTGCCAAGCTGAGCGACGCGACGAAGAAGCGGGTCCATGATGCGGCCCGGGAGCTCGGGTACACGCTCGTTCGCCGCGGATCCAGGGCAGTGCCCGAAGACCGATCGAACGTCGTGTTCATCGCCGACGAGATCACCACCGATCCCTGGATGGCGCTCGCGTTCGAGGGCGCCAGGGATAAAGCCTATGAATTCGGCATTCACGTCAGTCTCGCGGTCAGCCATGGAGACCGGGACACCGAGCAGATGATCGTCAGCCAGATGAGCCGCCTGCCCCTGCTGGGTTTTATCTACGGAACGATCCTGACGCGGCGCGTTGACCTCGTGCCCGCATTGGAAGACCGGCACACCATCCTTCTGAACTGCTATGACGGTGACCGGGCCTTGCCCTCGGTCCTGCCCGGCGACGTTCTGGGCGGGCGCACTGCGACGGACCACCTGATCCAGGCCGGCTACCGCCGCATCGGACTTATCAACGGCCAGCAGGGCGTGGATGCCTCACGCGACCGGCTCAAGGGGTACCGGCAGGCGCTTTCGAGCAATGACATCCCTTTCGACAGTGCCCTTGTGAAGCCCGGCAACTGGGAACCGTTGTCGGGATACCAACACACCCACGCCCTTCTGGATCTCGACAATCCCCCCGATGCAATCTTCTGTGCCAACGATCTGATGGCGCTCGGGTGCTATGATGCGCTGAAAGAGCGGGGGCTGCGGGTTCCCGAAGACATCGCGGTCATCGGCTTCGACAACCGCGAAATTTCCGAAAGCATGCATCCTCCCCTCTCGACACTGGTTCTGCCGCATTACGAAATGGGTGAAATCGCTTTCGAATTGCTGCTCGACAACGCCAACGGACGTCAGGCAGGTCCCGGACATATCAAGGTGGAGTGCCCTCTGGTGGAGCGCAACTCCGTGACAGCGCCGGCGATTCTGGACCGGAAAGCCCTGTGA
- a CDS encoding ABC transporter permease codes for MTTLEQAIGHSQHHSSLNRLLNAQVFWVFLAAVLACVALSLMTDSFATQRNLFNVTRNFAFVGLIAIGMTTVIASGGIDLSVGSTVVLAAMVISVLMAAGNPFWLSALLALAAAAAVGLLNGALIAYVGMPPFVVTLGMLSAARSLAMVLSDNKMIWEFGPDHDVLLWLGGGSTLGLPHPIYALGLLTIVMSVVFRWTRWGQYVFAIGGNEQAATLTGIPVKRIKVSIYMFSALTAGVAGILMAGWLGSVTTNLGQAMELTVIAAAVIGGANLAGGEGTALGAVIGALLIEVIRNSLILLGISTFWQGMFIGSFIIIAVAFDRIRNLRTLD; via the coding sequence ATGACAACCCTTGAACAAGCCATCGGTCACAGCCAGCACCATTCATCTTTGAACAGGCTGCTCAATGCCCAGGTGTTCTGGGTGTTCCTTGCGGCCGTCCTGGCCTGCGTGGCCCTGTCCCTGATGACGGATTCCTTTGCGACCCAGCGGAATCTGTTCAACGTGACACGCAACTTTGCCTTTGTCGGACTGATTGCCATCGGCATGACGACCGTCATAGCCTCCGGCGGAATAGACCTGTCCGTGGGGTCGACGGTGGTGCTCGCGGCAATGGTCATCAGCGTTCTGATGGCGGCGGGAAATCCATTCTGGTTGTCCGCGCTGCTCGCACTGGCCGCGGCGGCCGCGGTCGGGCTGCTCAACGGCGCCTTGATCGCCTATGTGGGGATGCCGCCTTTTGTCGTGACGCTCGGTATGCTGTCGGCGGCCAGGTCGCTGGCCATGGTGCTGTCGGACAACAAGATGATCTGGGAGTTCGGTCCCGATCATGACGTTCTGCTTTGGCTTGGAGGCGGTTCGACCCTTGGGCTGCCCCATCCCATCTATGCGCTCGGTCTTCTGACGATCGTCATGAGCGTCGTTTTCCGTTGGACCAGGTGGGGCCAGTACGTGTTCGCGATCGGCGGCAACGAGCAGGCGGCGACGCTGACCGGTATTCCCGTAAAGCGAATCAAAGTGTCGATCTACATGTTTTCAGCACTGACCGCAGGCGTCGCGGGCATTCTCATGGCCGGCTGGCTTGGCAGTGTGACGACAAATCTTGGTCAGGCGATGGAGCTCACGGTGATTGCCGCCGCCGTTATCGGCGGAGCCAACCTTGCGGGCGGCGAAGGAACGGCACTTGGCGCCGTCATCGGTGCTCTCCTGATAGAAGTGATACGGAACTCGCTAATTCTGCTCGGTATTTCCACGTTCTGGCAGGGCATGTTCATCGGCTCCTTCATCATCATCGCGGTCGCTTTCGACCGCATCCGCAATCTGCGCACGCTCGACTAA
- a CDS encoding ATP-binding cassette domain-containing protein yields MSRLRLTGISKNFGAIQALNEVSLEVAPGEVLGLMGDNGAGKSTLVKIVAGNFGPSRGSISIDDVTVNFHKPLDAQQAGIEVVYQDLALCDNLSAASNVFLGREPQRSYGGLRLLDYATMHRRSAELFATLKSETRPRDLVRRMSGGQRQAVAIARTLLSNAKIVLMDEPTAAISVRQVAEVLDLIHRLSDQGISVVLISHRMPDVFAVSSRIAVLRRGRLVACKAANESSPEEVTGLITGAIETA; encoded by the coding sequence ATGTCGAGACTTAGGCTAACCGGAATCTCAAAGAACTTTGGGGCCATCCAGGCACTGAACGAGGTGTCGCTTGAAGTTGCCCCAGGTGAAGTGCTGGGGCTCATGGGCGATAACGGTGCGGGGAAATCCACGCTGGTGAAAATCGTTGCCGGGAATTTCGGGCCGTCGCGGGGCTCGATCTCCATAGATGACGTGACGGTGAATTTCCACAAACCGCTCGATGCGCAGCAGGCGGGCATCGAGGTCGTCTATCAGGATCTTGCGCTGTGCGATAACCTGTCGGCGGCATCCAACGTGTTTCTCGGCCGCGAACCGCAACGGTCCTACGGCGGCCTTCGCCTGCTGGACTATGCAACCATGCATCGGCGTTCCGCGGAGCTGTTTGCCACGCTGAAGTCCGAAACCCGGCCCCGCGATCTCGTCAGGCGGATGTCCGGCGGACAGCGCCAGGCGGTGGCGATCGCCAGGACGCTGCTGTCCAACGCCAAGATCGTCCTGATGGATGAACCGACCGCCGCCATTTCGGTGCGCCAGGTCGCAGAGGTTCTCGATCTGATCCACCGTCTGAGCGATCAGGGGATCAGCGTCGTGCTCATCAGTCACCGTATGCCGGATGTCTTTGCCGTCAGCAGCCGGATTGCGGTATTGCGCAGAGGCAGGCTTGTTGCCTGCAAGGCGGCGAACGAGAGTTCGCCGGAAGAAGTCACCGGTCTGATAACCGGCGCCATAGAAACGGCTTGA